GATGCTCGCGCGCGATCAGGGCTGCCAAGTGACCTTAGGATTGCCGATTGCGCGCACGGCGCCTGATCATGGCAGCGCGCTGGACATCGCCGGGCGCGGCATCGCGAATCCGGGGTCGATGGCGTATGCGATTCATCTGGCTTGCCAACTGATCCAACAGAAAGGCGACCCATGACGCACGACGCATGACCCATGACGCATGCCGGCTTTGGTCATGTGTCTTGGGTCATATGTCCTGAGTCGCCGTGACCATGTTGACTGTTTTAGAATTGAAATCGCTTCTCAAGACTCACGACTTGAGGCTGACGAAGCGGCGAGGGCAGAACTATCTCATTGATGCGCAGGCGATTCGCCGGGTGGTGGATGCGTGCGAGCTCTCTGGAGAAGAGACCGTGGTCGAGATCGGCGCGGGCTTAGGCGCGCTGACGGAGCCGCTGGCCGAGAGGGCGCGGCACGTCATCGCGATCGAGGTGGATCGGGGGATTGCCGCTCTCCTCAGAGGGCGTCTTGCCGGCCGCGGCCATGTTGACGTCCAGTGCGCCGACATGCTCGAGATGCCGTGGCCATCGCCGCACCCTGCCGTTGTGGTGGGCGCTATTCCGTACCACATCACCTCCCAGATCGTCGCGCGGTTGTGCGAGGAGCGCCGCGCGATTCAGCGCGCCGTGCTGATCGTCCAAGAAGAAGTGGCGGATCGGCTGACGGCGCGGCCGGGCACCAAGGCGTATGGCCGGCTCAGCGTGCTGATGCAATGGAGCTGGGAGGCGACGCGCATCTTCCGCCTGGCCCGCAGCGCCTTTTTCCCGCAGCCGGA
This region of Candidatus Omnitrophota bacterium genomic DNA includes:
- the rsmA gene encoding ribosomal RNA small subunit methyltransferase A translates to MLTVLELKSLLKTHDLRLTKRRGQNYLIDAQAIRRVVDACELSGEETVVEIGAGLGALTEPLAERARHVIAIEVDRGIAALLRGRLAGRGHVDVQCADMLEMPWPSPHPAVVVGAIPYHITSQIVARLCEERRAIQRAVLIVQEEVADRLTARPGTKAYGRLSVLMQWSWEATRIFRLARSAFFPQPDVDSSCLRLRPQRQPPAAVDNETVLFEVVKTAFSHRRKTLINCLCDSAFGLARSHAAALVERAGLPPHVRGETLSLAQFAALANAISSGSV